Proteins from one Ammospiza nelsoni isolate bAmmNel1 chromosome 18, bAmmNel1.pri, whole genome shotgun sequence genomic window:
- the KMT5A gene encoding N-lysine methyltransferase KMT5A: MAARANQRPERADWQEVKPMGLPRVTRRLPAERLAAPGTPRGQSGPPGAGAPGRGAAAAAAMAGGRNMPKTRAGGAEKASPESAERKGPSRPRAGGENVFVGQSKIYSYLNPNKAPGARPPLQEENSVMYHEVKCQGKTLKETYRKGAGKKNGGKIVEGAVKPEEQKDKEGVCNPSVPSDQNQETLESQRTPLPADCAEEANAKPAQKKMVKAKRGSRKKTQGRTPNRKVTDYYPVRRSSRKSKSELETEERRKIDELITSGKEEGMKIDYIDGKGRGVIATKHFNRGEFVVEYHGDLIEITDAKKREAVYAQDPSTGCYMYYFQYLSKTYCVDATKETNRLGRLINHSKCGNCQTKLHDIDGVPHLILIASRDIKAGEELLYDYGDRSKASIEAHPWLKH; encoded by the exons ATGGCGGCTCGCGCCAATCAGAGGCCTGAGCGCGCTGATTGGCAGGAGGTTAAACCAATGGGGTTGCCAAGGGTAACGCGGCGTCTCCCTGCGGAGCGGTTGGCGGCGCCGGGGACTCCGCGGGGACAGTCGGGGCCGCCCGGCGCGGGGGCTccggggcgcggggcggccgctgccgccgccatGGCCGGAG GGAGGAACATGCCCAAGACCAGGGCGGGCGGCGCGGAGAAGGCAAGCCCCGAGAGCGCCGAGAGGAAGGGCCCGAGCCGCCCCCGGGCCGGCGGG GAGAATGTGTTTGTTGGTCAATCCAAAATCTACAGCTACCTGAATCCCAACAAAGCTCCTGGTGCTCGCCCCCCGCTTCAGGAGGAGAACTCGGTCATGTATCACGAGGTGAAATGTCAGGGCAAGACACTAAAGGAAACCTACAGGAAAGGAGCTG GAAAAAAGAATGGTGGCAAAATAGTTGAAGGTGCTGTGAAACCAGAAGAGCAGAAGGATAAGGAAGGTGTGTGCAATCCTTCAGTGCCCTCTGATCAAAACCAAGAAACTCTGGAAAGCCAGAGGACTCCCCTTCCTGCAGACTGTGCTGAGGAGGCCAATGCAAAGCCAGCTCAGAAGAAGATGGTTAAAGCAAAACGAGGATCGAGGAAAAA AACACAAGGAAGAACACCAAACCGAAAAGTAACAGATTATTACCCTGTTAGAAGAAGTTCCAGGAAGAGCAAATCTGAATTGGAG ActgaggaaaggaggaaaatagaTGAGCTGATTACAAgtgggaaggaagaaggaatgAAG ATTGATTATATTGATGGCAAAGGGAGAGGAGTAATTGCTACTAAACATTTTAATCGAGGAGAATTTGTGGTTGAGTATCACGGGGATCTCATCGAGATCACTGATGCCAAGAAACGAGAGGCTGTGTATGCTCAAGACCCATCCACAGGCTGCTACATGTACTATTTCCAGTACCTCAGCAAAACCTACTG TGTCGATGCTACGAAAGAAACGAATCGTCTGGGAAGGCTCATTAATCACAGCAAGTGTGGCAATTGTCAGACCAAGCTGCACGACATCGATGGCGTGCCTCATCTCATCCTCATCGCTTCCAGGGACATTAAGGCAGGTGAAGAACTGTTGTACGACTATGGAGACAGAAGCAAAGCTTCCATTGAAGCTCACCCGTGGCTGAAACACTAA